Genomic segment of Tamandua tetradactyla isolate mTamTet1 chromosome 1, mTamTet1.pri, whole genome shotgun sequence:
TGCTTGGCATCTAAGGAACTCTTCCGTTCTCCACTTCCATCCTGTGGAAGACAAATGCCATGCCAACTGGAATAGGCCTTCCCAACCTGGGGTTTCTGCAGGCATCCTTCAGCTATCTTGGTACAATTCTGAGGGCCTGGGCAAGGGCTTTGAACCAGAAGTGCCTGAGCTCAGGCTAAACCTCTCCAGGGCAGCCTAATGGGGAATGCCCACAGAAACCTGAAATCTGATGCTGCACATCAAAAAGGCTTGgatgcagtggggacaacaaattcaataggatGAGACCTCtaacttggggttcacccttataaaatttattcctgcaaaggagacacTAAGCtgacttataattatgcctaagaatcatccccagagaacctcttttgttgctcagatgtggcctctttctctaaaccaattcaactatgtgagacatgactcccagaggtgtaaatctccctggtgatgtgggacagaattcctggtATGAGCTGGGATCCGGCATCAtgagattaagaaagccttcttgaccaaaacagggaaaagagaaatgtgacaaagtttcagtggctgagagattccaaacagactcaagaggttatcctggagattattcttatgcattacatagatacctCTTCTTGGTTTATGGTGTActgaagtggctggaggaaagtacctgaaattgttaacTGTATTCTAGGAGCCTTGATTGTTGTAGATGATcctataattatataatttttacaatgtgaccatgtgattgtgaaaaccttgtatctgatgttccttttatccaagatatggatagatgagtaaaaaaataaggataaaaaaataaacaaacaatggggggggataaagggtaaaaaattaggTAAATTGATGGGATCAAtgataccatcctgaccaaaagggagtaaagaagtgtaacaaataaggtatcagtggctgagagagttcaaatagagtcaacaggttactctggaagtcactcttatacaagcttcagttagacattgctacctatcataacttgccaaacctcaaccaggaccattccagccaatcctaaagaacacctagggcaatatattctacaaaggttctatgcactagggtaactttccagaatcctacaacatttagatgggtccctggatcaggtaagtcctgaaatgcagagaggccagcctctctagaacatcaacgagttccatccccctatcttgtattattgacagcctctcaaaacatgaaaaagtaaaattgggcatagcccaaatacctctaaagagtgggagaaagatcaaagttgatggggttatacagagaaggtagggtttaacaaatgagtatgattgctgaatcattatattgatacccatatcaaactctgaaatctcttctacaactaattattgcaatgtactttgacatttattgcttttttgtatatatgtcatttttcacaaaaaagagggaaaaaaagaaggaggagtataacagagaagataggatttaaccaatgagtatgattgctgcctcattatattgatatttcttttagtctccagtgtcttggagcagctagaagaacaaatgaaaatcgtggaactgtaacacacactaaactttaaaatctgttctataactacttgttaaaatgtacttggaaatttactgcttttttttgtacatatgttatatttcacaatttaaaaagtagatagaaatattagtggtcaatgagaggggaagtaaggggtatgggaagtatgagctttttaaatttttttatttctttttttggagtgatgcaaatgttctaaaaatgatcatggtgatgaatatacaactatgtgatgaaattgtaaGCCAGTGATCGTATACATatttggactgtgtgtgtgtgtgaagatttctcaataaaaatatttttttttaaaaaagaaacaacaataaattaaaaaaaaaaagcttggatGGCATTTGCTTCTTTGAAGTActtcttcattttacaaaagtATACCACACATCCACTTTGTGCTAGCTCTGGGCTGTGAGCTAAGGATGTACAGAGGAAGTTAGATGGGGTGCCTACAACTTTGCAAGTTCTCACTTAAAGGAAGAACTGGGGAGAGCTTGGAAATGCTCAGCCACTAAAAACAATCCCTCCCTGACAGGCTGCATGGTTGTGTCTATTGATGGGCATACCTCAGCTAAAAGTGTGCTGGTTTGCGGGGTCTTCCCCAAACCTACTCAAAAAAGGGATTCTGACCTCAGGAAATACCAGATCTTAGTTTTCTAAACTCAGTATTACAAGGTCTAAGAAATATTCAAAGTTGTTATCAAGCTCCTAGGCACATCAGGGGCTGGCAGGCATCACACAACACCTCCAATGCCGGGACTCCAACCAGAAGTCCATTGAGCCCTCCTCTTAGGGGAGCTTGAGGCACTGGTCTGGGGACAGTCAGGTTATAGGTCAGTGAAGGCTTCGAGTTCCTCAGAATTCAGGGCTGCTAGCCTTGACTCCACCCACCCACTGATGCTGGGTCTCCTTGCTGGGTCAGAGACTGAGCTGTGCTGACTGGACAAAACTCAGTCAGGAAGGATTCTCTAGATGGGCAAAAGTGGCTCTTTCCCCAACAAGGGTGGCCTGGGATACACACTGCAGAGGGCTGAGCCTCAGGTTGGCTGGGGATGGGCTGCAGTTGATGAAAATAGGCAAACCTGCTGTGTGGGTGGTGGTGCCATGGCTTCACTTGTCTGCAGGACCCCTGCCCGGGATGCACGCATGAAATCCCGCTTCAGCTTCCTCCGCTCCCGCTCTACCTACCCAGACGCAAAGTGACAAATTAGGGCTCAGCTTGGTTCTGTGGCTGGAATAGGGCTGCTTTTCTCAAAAGAGAAGACCAGTACATTGTGAGTGTGAAGGGACAGTCACCATGGGAAGCTAAACTCCTGAGCTGAGGGGAGCACATACTAGGGCAGTCCCGAATGCAGAGGAGAGCTTCTGGGGCAGAGGTTCTGAAGGGTAGGGTCAGCCTCAGGCCTCTAGAGCAAGGTCCAGCAAACTTtctgtagaaaatattttaggctttgtgggccatatatATCTGTTGCAACTATTCAACTCTACTATTGTAATATGGAAACAGCCAGAAATAACACACAATTACTGTGCTCCAATATAACTCCATTTTCAGAAACAGGCAGTATGCTGGATTTAGCCTCTGGGCCAAAGGTTGCTGACCCCTGCTCTGTAAAGGATGGCATGAGAAAGGGAGATGCATGTCCACTGGACCCCACAGGAGGGAGTTGTGGACAGTAAAAGTTGCTTACCTGCTCCAAGGTGGTCCGCAGCTGGACATTGTGGCGCTGCAGCCTGCTCCGGTCAACCTCTAGCTGTGCCACCACTTGTTGTAGGTACTCAAGTCTTTGTCTCCAAGGGTGCATCTCCATCCCAGGACTAGGCTCAGCCTCCATTACTGAGACCTGTGGGAGACCTGTGACTCTCACAGCCCCTCAGACAGGTGAGGGACAGAGGACCAGGGGACCAATCTGGCAGGCCTTGACATTAGGGACCCAACTCccaaagaaaaaggacaaactcCTGGATAGGGACTCCATCTGCTCCCACCAGGACCACTAGCTTACCTCTCCTGGCTGTCCACTCTGTTCTTCTCTGGGTCCCTGTTCTACTGTGCTGCTCAGGCCTGGGCTGTGCAGCTGTTCCTTCTCCAGAGCCTGCCTGGTGAGCTTTAACTCATCCTGGGGTATAAAGGTATGGAACGAAATCAGTCCATGCCAACATCATACCCAGACCCACCTCACCGTCCATCTTCATAAAAAGCTGTTCAATTTTCTCATCAGATTGTAATATTTATTTCTCCTGGAGCCTCTAAGCTATTCTAGTTCAGagccttcattttatagatgaatgaAATGAAGGATCTCCCAAGGAAACAGTGAGCTAGCCAAGTGAACTAGCACTGGAACCCCTGTCTCAGATAAGCTTGAAAGCTAAATGATCATTTGGAGCACTGAGGTATTGTGGAAAAAGCACAGCCTCTGAAGTCACACAGTACTGGGTATTATGTCACCACTTATTGGCTATGTGACCTTGGTCAGGATATGAGCTTTTTACAAACCctgatttcctcatttgtaaaatgaccACATGCTCCATGAAGCATGGGTCAAGTCTTTGGGGTGAAGTCTCTTAAGATAAACAGGGAAACCTAACGCTAGATATTTTCTAGGCATCCTGTGTTTTGTAAATCATAAcaatcaagaagaaagaaagacaaaagaaaataagtgtACATGTGTGGGTGAAGGTTGTTTGAGAGAGAGGAAGAACGTACTGGCAAAAAGGctggactctggagtcagactgcttAGTTCTAATTCTATTCTGCCAATCACTAGCAGTATGACCTTGGGAAACTTAGTCCCTCTGATCATCcattcctcaactgtaaaataaggataataataattcTGACTTTTCAAGGTTGTTGTGGAAGAAAATGAGAGTACACAATACTTGGCATGTAAAACACTTTTTGGAATTAGTACTACTATGATAAGGGGCTGCATTTGAAAGATATCCTTGAGTGTTTGTGGCTGGGGATAGGGTGAGAGATGGGGATAGCATGAGTACGGTGATCCTGAGTTACATTATTAAGTGACTATCTGCTGCTCCCAAGAGGGATAAGAAGTGCCCTCCAGCTCCAGCTACACACCTTCCTTTCTCTGTGCTCTGAAAAGAACAGGTCTGGAAATAGGAAAGCTGTTTCCTTCACTTACTGACTGTTTCCTCATGCCAGTTACTATGCTAAGCATGTTATATGTATTATCTTATTTCGTACTCAAAATGACTGCATGAGACTGGTACTATCATAcctctattttatagatgtgaaAACCAAGGGTCAGAGAAGTGAAGGTACCTACCCCGAAGCACACAGCTAACAATTTACAAAACTGTAATTTCAACTTCAACATTCATAAATGTAACTATTGCCCTTTACCAAGAGCAGAGTTCTATGAGTTCTCAGATTTCCTGAGGGGTTGTATGTCTTGAGATGAGGAAAGGGGCTctctggggctcagcctatatcaAAGGACCAGGATGTAGAGTCAATTCCCCTGGAAAAATGGGTTGGGTTCCTCTTGGCAAAAGAGGCAATGTCTATCTATGTCCAACTGTCAACCAAGATGTCTGATCACCTGCTCTGCATAGGCCGTGTGCTTAGGGCTGGGGGGACCTTGAGGCTATATGGTATACCCCTAGGTCCCAACCTAGAGCCCAATTCTTTTCTCACTTGACATTCTACCTAGAAGAGTCCTCTTGTTCCTAAGTGCCGACCCCAGGCTCACCCTTCAGTTTCAGACCAGTTTATACATCTACTTCCGGGACATCTCTCCTTGCCCTTGCATGGCATGTCCCACAGCTCACTCCATTTCCAGACTGAACTCATCATGACAATCTTCTTCCCTCAAATTGCTGTTTCTCCTCTCAGAGAAGTGCTATCATTGACCTATCTGCCCCAGTCAGAAACCTGGGTGTTGCCCTTTACATCTTTCTGTACTTTCTTTACCCTCTGCACTTCGTAGCCAATCAATTACCAGAAGTCCTGCGAACCTCTTAAATCCATTCACATGTCTCCATGCACACTCTCAACTATCTGAGATCACCACCTGGTCTTATACTATAGCCTCCTAGGTGGTCTCCCCAAATAGACAGTTGGTCCACACAGCTGCCTAAGTGCTATTTCCTAACTGTTTATCTGATAATgctactccccacccccaaaacccTTCATCCGCTACCCACTGGTCACCCAGGTCCTTAGCATGATTTACAAGCCCTGAATGATGGGGCCCctgctgttctttcttctcttgccAACTCTCCACTCTCTCCCTGTCCCAGGCAGCCTGAACTGAACACCAACCTAGATGTTTCATTCTCTCCTTGTTTTTCCTCTTGCCCAGAAAGTGCTTCCCTGACCTGTTCTTGGCTAATTCCTTACTggtcccttcagctctaattttTAATGCCACTTTCTAGGAGGCTTCTTGAGATCCACCCCCAAGAAAGTTTAGTTGTCACTCCAGTATACTCAGAACACACTGAACTTCCCCTATTAGACACTCTTCACACTGCATTGTAACTGCTTATCTACCAGACTCTAAGCTCTATGAGGGCAAGAAATGTGTCTATCATTCTCTCTGTATTCCCTTGGACTAGCACAGTATCTGAAATCCATCCATGTTGAAGTGCTCCTGATCTCAGCTTTCACACCCTCTGTAAGGTACCAGAAGCTCAGTCCCTGAGCTCAGCCAAGCAGGGCTCTGTCCCCTGGCGTGACTTACCTGTAGTCTCTGTTGCTCTGAATTGCGCTCTAGGACAGAGGCTTGTAGGAACAGGACTGCCTCCTGCAGACTGCTGACACTGGCCTTGCTCTGGGCCATGGACAGTGCCAAGCCCTGGGCCTTCTCCCTCCACTCGATCTCCCTGGCTTCTGTCTGCCTAAGGGCTGCCTGTAGTCGCTCCAGCTCCTCCTGCAGCCTAGGCTCTACAGAATCAAGGTTTGGAGATGGCTCCTGCCCTGGGGAGGCTTTGTGGTTGTGGGGTGAGTCCTCTAAATTCCTCCTTTGCTGGGCCTGCCTCAGCTCCAAgatctcctcttccttttcagcTAGTATTAGCTGTAGCTCCCGTAGACTCTCATGAAGGGCCCTCATTTCTTCTCTCCCCTGCTCCAGGCTTTGCTTCCTTGGGGTTTCATGCTCTTGGCTCCTCTGGGCCAGAGCCTTCTCCAACAGctgcttcttttccttctgatttctcagCTCTTCATCCTTCTGGGCAAGTGCCTGCTGGAGCTGCTGCATGGCCTCCTGGTGTCGGAGATCCTGGTCCTGGATCTCACCTTCACGCATCCTCAAGGTCTCTTCCAGCTTTCGGGCTTGCGCTTGACAGCACTCCAGAGTGACCTTCAGGGTGGCAGTGTTGGCCTCCAGGCTGCGGCTTAACTCTGCCTGCCCAAGGAGATGCTGCTCTTTCTCCTGCAGGGAAACCTCAGCCTTCCTCAGGGCCTCCTGCAGAGCCTGAGCCTGCTCCCAGGCAGACTCCTCCTGATGCTGAGAGGACCGGCAATCTGCCCGCAGGGCCTCCAGCTCTTGGTCCTGTTCCTTGAGCATTGTCTCTGCCTGCAGCCAGCTGTCCTTCAGGGCCCTGACCTCCGCCTCATGCTCCTGTGCTCGCTCAGCACTCTGTTGCTGGAGAGCCAGCAGAGATTTCTCCTGCTCCTGAAACTCAGCCCTTAGGTCACCCAACACCTCCTCCAGGGCCTGCACTTGCCGTCTCTCCACTGTCAGCTCTTCTTGGAGCCTTTGCACTTGTTCCTTGTGGTCCTCGAGCTCTCCCTGGCACTCCTTCAGTGTCATATGGGCCTGCTCCAGCGCTCCTTGGAGTGTGCTGGCCTGTTCCTTCACACTGTCTTCCTGCCCCTGGGCCTGCCGCTGTTCTTGCTGCAGGGCCTCCACCTCTTGGTCCCTCTGAGCCAGGGTTCTCTGGGCCTCTTCTAGCTGACCCTGAAGTGATTGTGCTTTCAGCTCTCCTTGTTCCCTGGCTTCCTGCAGGTGCTGCTGCCAGACCACTACCTCCTGTTCTCGCTGTGTCAGGAGTAGGCTGGTCTCACCCACCTTCCTGTGTAGGTCTTGGAGCTGCTGTTCCAGCTGCTCCTTGTGCTCCTGAAATTCCTGGATCCGCTCCTGTTGGCATTCCACCTCCTTCTCTTTGTCACGCAGGATCAGCTTCATGTGCTCTAGGCTCCCAcgttgtgccttaatttggccttTCTCCTCCTCTGCCCGCTCCTGCATCAGCTGCCTCTGAGAGGCCAGCTCCTGGCCTCGCTCTCTTAGGGACAGCTTGATCTGTTCTAGGTCCTCCTCTAGGATCTTGGTCTGTAGTGTCCTTTGATCTTCTAGGACCTGAATCCTCTCCTTCTGCAGAATCAACTCCTGGTCCCCCTTCTCGAGATCCTGAGTCAGATGCTCCTTCTGCCTCTGCAGCTCCTCAATCTGTTCTCGCTGGGACTGCACCTCCTGGTCTCTCTCCTGGAGCTCCCTTGCCAGGAAGGCACTGTGGTTCTCTAGCTCATGGATCTGACTGCTTTGTGCCTGTAGTTCCTGGCTTCTTTCTTCAAGGTCCAGTGTAAGGTGGGTCAGAGCCACCCTCTGCATTTCCCTCTGGCCCTCCAACTCCTCAATCGTCTTTTGCTGGCACTGCATTTTGTGATGGTTTTCTTCCAGTTCCAGGGCCAGGCATTCCAGACTAACTAATTGCTTTTTCAGATCCTTAATCTGTCCTCTCTGGGACTCAATTACTTGGGCCTTCTTCTCAAGTTCTACAAGCTGATGCTCTAAAATATTCCTCTGAGTCTCCCGATCCTGCTCGAGCTCTTTGATCTGTTCCCTCTGCATGGTCAGCTTCTGCTCTCGCTCCTGGACGGCCATGGGCAGATGCTCTAACACAGACCTACACTTCTCCAACTCTTGAATCTGTTCTTGTTGCAGATCCACCTCTTGGTTCCGCTTTTTTAAGTCCAGAGACAGCACTTCCAAGGCAGCCTTCTGCATTTCCCGTTGCTTCTCCAGTTCCTGGATTTTCTCCTGCAAATTATCCATTTCCTCTTCTCTATCAGATAGGGTTTGGGCCAGGATAGCCAAGTTCTCCTGTAAAGCCTTCCCTTGGGCCACTTTCAGCTCGCACTGCTCTTGTAGAACCTGCACTCTCTCATGCTCACTCTCTACctcttcatttttcagttttaggGCGGAGCGAGCAGTTCTCAGGTCTTCTTCCAGGACCCCAGCAGCACTTGCCTGAGCCCTAGCTTCTACTATAGATGCTTGCAGATGTTCCACCTGGGTTTGTAGGTTTTCCTTGGCTGCCTGAAGTAATTCTTGCTCATTctggaaaaagagatgaaaactacCTTAGACTATACTTCCCTGGTACTATCACTCTAACACAAAGGTCggtccttccttcctttcatggCACCAACAGTGACAAGGACTTTGGGCAAAAAGTGTGCTTCATTTAAGCTAATACTGTCAAAGAACATCCTTATCACATTCCAGAGGAGAAAGCCAAGTACAAATGAGCCATTTGCCAACTCTGGAACTTCAGGGCAAGGGACAAAAATCTCAACCtcagttcagaaaaagcaatagaagGAGGATTCACTGGGGCCTTAATGGCCCTTCGGGACTTGGGGGACATACAGAGGAACTGTGATACTTGGCAGAGGAAGCTGGGTACTGTATGTGGATGGAATATAACTGTGGGAACTGGAGCCTTAGGCCCTGAGAGACTTCTCCTGAGGCAACTCCCTCCCCCAAACCAGTACCACTTTACCTGGGCTTCTATTCTCTGAAGCTCTGCTTGCTGTAGGCGACTCTGCAAGGATGCCACAGTTTCATGCAGTTCCATCAGTTCAGATTCTAGGGAATTCTGTTTTCCTTCCCACTTGGATTTCTCTTTGGGAAGAGGAGAGGCAGTGGTGCAGACCCATGGTTGGGGGTGGGAGAAAGAGGGATGTAAAGGCAGATGGAGGATGAGGAAATAGAATCAAACGGAAGAAggccaagaaagaaagaatgacatcCAGTTTCATACAGACATCACCCACCTGTCAGCTGGTCCTTTACGTTTAGACTCCCCACTATTTCTAGACTCATGTCTGTATCTGCTGCACAGCCCCAGCACTAGCTCACACTTAACATTCTAACACTTCCTCACCTTGACCACATGTAGATCCTCAATCCTGGGTTCCAGACAGATTTGAGCTAGATGATACTGGACGTCCCTTCCAGCCCCCAATTCTGCGACTCTGCCAAGGTTCTTAGAACTCTGGGTTGTTCAGCTAGCTGCTATGCTGACCCCAATATCTGGAATATGCACCCGAACCCCACTCTATTTAGATGGCTCTCAGGAAGCCCTCTGTGATTTACTCATGGCCCAGACCGCCTCCCCAAATTGTCCTCTCTCCTGAAGTAAAGACTTAAAATCTCGACCCTCTCCTCTACTTTCCTTTCAAGGCAGTCACCACCCTTTCCAGTCTTTGATTGTGGCACAGATATGTTCTTTTCAGATTCTTCCTCCTCGCTGTCTCCCAAACAAGTCCAAAATCTTGCCATCAAAGGCTAATCATTTTGAGGACATGGTTGGAGATGATAAAAATGAGAAACatggaaaatgacaaaacataCAGAATGTTAACATGTTCTCATAGTCCTGGCcctgttttctggttttttttttacctccttcaGAGATAAAAAATGGATGAAAGTCTAGCCACTACTCTTAGTTCATCAAATTTGTTCCCACTAACCCCCTTTCTCTAGGATGGCCCTCCAAGGCCCCTAAAGCAGAAAAGTAGTTCAAGGAAGTCATCACCCAATTTGGAGACACATCTAGATATCTTCTCAGTTGTGGGTAAGCAATAAAAAGAGTGATTGCTAAGCCTGCTCCTGCCATTTCTGTGCTACctacttctcctttctcttttgtccAAATCGCCTCTGCTGCCCTGAGCATCTTACCTTCCTGGTTCTTAGAGAGCTGGCTCTGTAGCTCCTGCAACTCTGTACAAACATGGTTATTCTCAGCCTCAGTATCAGTTAGACGCTGTTCCAGCTTCTGGATCTGATCCCTTAGATCatccttggggaaaaaaaaagacatggataaTCTCAAGTTCTTCCTCTTCCACAAAGCTGTCCCAGTCTAGGGATCCACATCTCCCCTCAATCTCAGCCTTCTTGTGGTCTTCCATCACAGACGTATTCCCAGGTTGCTGGGGGTTATTTAACTCTGACCACACATGGATTTGGTTCCTGGAAGTGATAGGATCTGTATCCCTTTCTGTCTCCTCtctacctttaaaaaatgaactccTGCTTGAGGTTCTTAGCCCAAGGGTCACTCATTTCTTCCCTCCCTGAATTCCTAGTTCAAGGATTAGCCTAAACGTCACTTCTTCCTTCTGCAGTTCCCTCCCCAAGTCAGACTGAATTGGCCCTTTTCCTGATTTCAATAGTGCATCATTTGCATCTTATGTTAACTGTATTAATTCTGTCTTATTTTAGAATACAGTTTGGTTCATCAGCCATGTCACCATCCCTATTTGACGGCAGAGATCACATCTTTCCCCTTTTTGTATCCTCTActcaatttttattgattaatGGGTTCAGTATAAGGTGATATTTGAGACATTGCATTCAGTCTTGGGCTTGAATGTTGCTACAAATAGCAACCTCAAACCTCAGTATCATGTTGTATGTACAGGTTTTTATACTTTACAGGGATCGTTCATGTCCCTCATTCAGtaaatcctcaaaacaaccctgtGAGGCAGGCATCATCAGTGCTACTTTACAAATAAAACCAAGATCCAGAaaattcaaatactttttcatggTTGCCAGAAATTAAATGGTAGAGGTGGAACTTGATTTCAAGAATAAAACAAGTCAAATTGCTTCATGAGTCTTCTCATGCTTTTTAGGGGGAGGTGAAGAGGTCAAGGAAGGAGAGCAGAGAAACCTACCCGAGCCTGCCGAGTCTTCGACAGGTCTTGGCAAAGCTTGTGGAGGGCAGATGCCACCGCCTCAGTGGAGAGAGAAGTCAGGAGGGGCCCTTTTTTAATGAGGCTCCTTGCCTCACTCTgatctgaaagaaatgaggaaaaaccTAACCTATAAAAAGAAACAGCCATATCTCCCCAGACATGGCCTTGGCCTTGCCACTGATCCCTCCTCTCTTCAACAGTTCATTCATCATGTATTTTCTGCATACCTATGTGCCAGGCGCTATGTAGCTATCATTTGTTGGGTATTTAATAAGTGTCAAGAACTGTGTGAGCTATTTTACATCTGAAATCTCATTAACACCTCAGAAATATCCTGAGAGATAAGTACTTTGAACGTCGTCATTTTATGGTTGAAGAAAATCAAGCTCAGAGAGTACAGGTAACTTGCCTAAGACACACAATTAGCAAATGGCAGAGCTAGGGTTCAAACTCaggaaaaattaatttcaggGTCTGTGGCCTTAACCTTGATGCAATATTGCCTAAGGAACTGGATTCTCCTTCATTCTGCCCTAGGAGCTAGGCCTGGCTTTGGCCCCAATGACTGAGTACTTGGGCAGTTGCATCACCTGGCTCAGGGCTCCAGAGGGAGGGAGCAGAGTCTCCCCCACCACTCAGCTCAGGCCTGCTCTCACAGACAGACCCCAGGGCCTGCTGCAGGACAGAGTAGAGGCAGGAGAGCTGGGCCTGGGCATAGTGTGCAGGCTGCTGCTCTGCAGCCAATGCCTCAAGCTGGCTCTCCATGCTGCGCAGTTGCAACTGTAGTTGGGCTCCCTTGGCTTCCTGGGCCCATAAGGAAGCTCGCAGCTGCTGCTCCGTGACCCGGGATGCCTCCAGCTCCTCCAGCAGCTGTGCTTCCTGGGCCAGAAAGTCATCCTCCTTTGCCTTCAGCTCCTGCCTCAGTAACTCCACCTGTCAGGGATGAAGTGCAGTCACTCTGAGTAGGGAGGAAATACTGTCTCCTCAGACATTTCAAGGCCTGACCC
This window contains:
- the CEP250 gene encoding centrosome-associated protein CEP250 isoform X7, coding for MEAAEQARNNLQMDLEEAERSREALWEKKTHFEVQLQKAEETGTELQAHLRGVQEEKEEIQEKLSEVLHQQEAATVQLEQLHQEVKRQEEVLTRTVQEKEALVRERAALEVRLQAVERDRQGLSEQLLGLSSAKELLESSLFEVQQQNSLLEVTKGQLEVQIQTVTQAKEVIQGEVRCLKLELDSERSQAEQERDAASRQLAQAEQEGQNALQQQKVAHEEELSQLQEKWEKECFRHQQELDKALKSLEEKKMELETRLSEQLAENEAIRAQRDEERAQAQSTLCQMQLETEKERVSLLGTLLQTQKELADASQQLERLRQDMKIQKLKEQETAGMLQTQLQKAQQEQEEAAQQYQDSLIALQEEGSTLLQDKTDLQKQVENLKSRLVAQDDSQKLVEQEIQEKLRQNQEYSRIQKELEREKASLSLSLVEKEQKLFVLQEADSARQQELTSLRQDVQEAQGGQKELSAQVELLRQELKAKEDDFLAQEAQLLEELEASRVTEQQLRASLWAQEAKGAQLQLQLRSMESQLEALAAEQQPAHYAQAQLSCLYSVLQQALGSVCESRPELSGGGDSAPSLWSPEPDQSEARSLIKKGPLLTSLSTEAVASALHKLCQDLSKTRQARDDLRDQIQKLEQRLTDTEAENNHVCTELQELQSQLSKNQEEKSKWEGKQNSLESELMELHETVASLQSRLQQAELQRIEAQNEQELLQAAKENLQTQVEHLQASIVEARAQASAAGVLEEDLRTARSALKLKNEEVESEHERVQVLQEQCELKVAQGKALQENLAILAQTLSDREEEMDNLQEKIQELEKQREMQKAALEVLSLDLKKRNQEVDLQQEQIQELEKCRSVLEHLPMAVQEREQKLTMQREQIKELEQDRETQRNILEHQLVELEKKAQVIESQRGQIKDLKKQLVSLECLALELEENHHKMQCQQKTIEELEGQREMQRVALTHLTLDLEERSQELQAQSSQIHELENHSAFLARELQERDQEVQSQREQIEELQRQKEHLTQDLEKGDQELILQKERIQVLEDQRTLQTKILEEDLEQIKLSLRERGQELASQRQLMQERAEEEKGQIKAQRGSLEHMKLILRDKEKEVECQQERIQEFQEHKEQLEQQLQDLHRKVGETSLLLTQREQEVVVWQQHLQEAREQGELKAQSLQGQLEEAQRTLAQRDQEVEALQQEQRQAQGQEDSVKEQASTLQGALEQAHMTLKECQGELEDHKEQVQRLQEELTVERRQVQALEEVLGDLRAEFQEQEKSLLALQQQSAERAQEHEAEVRALKDSWLQAETMLKEQDQELEALRADCRSSQHQEESAWEQAQALQEALRKAEVSLQEKEQHLLGQAELSRSLEANTATLKVTLECCQAQARKLEETLRMREGEIQDQDLRHQEAMQQLQQALAQKDEELRNQKEKKQLLEKALAQRSQEHETPRKQSLEQGREEMRALHESLRELQLILAEKEEEILELRQAQQRRNLEDSPHNHKASPGQEPSPNLDSVEPRLQEELERLQAALRQTEAREIEWREKAQGLALSMAQSKASVSSLQEAVLFLQASVLERNSEQQRLQDELKLTRQALEKEQLHSPGLSSTVEQGPREEQSGQPGEVSVMEAEPSPGMEMHPWRQRLEYLQQVVAQLEVDRSRLQRHNVQLRTTLEQVERERRKLKRDFMRASRAGVLQTSEAMAPPPTQQDGSGERKSSLDAKHMVELQKEVSMLRAQLALEWKQKQDYIARSVQTSRELADLHHSLSHSLLAVAKAPEATVLEAETRKLDESLTQSLTSPGPVLLHPSLSLSAAHTTPR